From Vibrio aerogenes, a single genomic window includes:
- a CDS encoding Dyp-type peroxidase, translating into MSYPQTAILPEASPFALYALFKIKNNPEKVLRELKQLPELTESLNASQAGADVKLSVSFSRHFWAQLDAPAVPELVDFVTLGNGDISAPASDVDFLIHAHSLRHDLLFYVMRKFMGAVAEEIQVVDETYGFRYLDARDMTGFIDGTENPADSQREEVAIIPEGELAGGSYVMVQRFVHNLPAWERLNVAAQEKVIGRTKEDSVELEQVPEASHVGRVDLKENGKGLKILRHSLPYGTVGGEHGLLFIAYCHTLHNFKAMLQSMYGETDGKTDQMLRFTQAATGAYLFSPSREMLQSINVK; encoded by the coding sequence ATGTCATATCCTCAAACAGCAATTTTACCTGAAGCCAGTCCTTTTGCGCTTTATGCCTTATTTAAGATTAAAAATAACCCGGAAAAGGTGCTCAGAGAATTAAAACAATTACCGGAATTGACTGAATCGTTGAATGCATCTCAGGCCGGAGCTGATGTCAAATTATCTGTTTCATTCAGTCGTCACTTTTGGGCACAGCTTGATGCCCCGGCAGTGCCTGAACTGGTTGATTTTGTTACACTTGGAAACGGTGATATTTCAGCACCTGCCAGTGATGTTGACTTTTTAATCCATGCGCATTCTCTCAGGCATGATTTGCTGTTTTATGTGATGAGAAAATTCATGGGAGCTGTTGCAGAAGAGATTCAGGTCGTCGATGAAACTTATGGTTTTCGCTATCTGGATGCCCGTGATATGACTGGGTTTATTGATGGAACTGAGAACCCGGCAGATAGTCAGCGGGAGGAAGTCGCGATCATTCCCGAAGGTGAGCTTGCGGGGGGGAGCTATGTGATGGTTCAGCGTTTCGTTCATAATTTACCCGCCTGGGAAAGACTGAATGTTGCTGCACAGGAAAAAGTGATTGGCCGTACAAAAGAAGATTCAGTTGAGCTGGAGCAGGTACCCGAAGCATCGCATGTCGGACGGGTTGATCTGAAAGAGAATGGCAAGGGGCTGAAAATTTTACGTCACAGTCTCCCGTACGGAACGGTTGGAGGTGAACACGGACTGCTGTTTATTGCCTATTGTCATACATTACATAACTTTAAAGCGATGCTGCAAAGTATGTACGGTGAAACTGATGGAAAAACGGATCAAATGCTGCGTTTTACTCAAGCAGCAACCGGCGCTTATCTATTCTCACCATCCCGGGAAATGTTACAGTCTATCAATGTAAAGTAA
- a CDS encoding M15 family metallopeptidase yields the protein MTPEQLTGQTDHHLQPTLMGQKLFLIHPDVVNDILALKKAASQAGFDLHIASGFRSFQHQLKIWNSKFSGESPVLDKNSQPLITTQLSETEKVMSILKWSALPGASRHHWGSDFDIYDRISQPSDIPLKLEPDEYLAGFQRDFFQWLQVNMQQYGFFLPYDQDRGGVAAEPWHISHHSVSSRMKKELTPEIILETLNETPIYGKKVIKKELNTIYNQFIININQV from the coding sequence ATGACACCTGAGCAACTCACCGGACAAACCGATCACCATTTGCAGCCAACTCTCATGGGTCAGAAATTATTTCTGATCCATCCTGATGTGGTCAACGATATACTTGCTTTGAAAAAAGCTGCGTCTCAGGCTGGTTTTGATCTTCATATCGCAAGTGGTTTCCGGAGTTTTCAACATCAGTTGAAAATCTGGAACAGCAAGTTCTCAGGTGAATCGCCTGTTTTAGATAAAAACAGTCAACCATTAATCACGACTCAACTCAGTGAAACTGAGAAAGTGATGTCCATATTAAAATGGTCAGCACTCCCCGGAGCCAGCAGGCATCACTGGGGGAGTGATTTTGATATTTATGACAGGATAAGTCAGCCTTCGGACATTCCGCTGAAACTCGAACCTGATGAGTATTTGGCTGGTTTTCAACGTGACTTTTTTCAATGGTTACAAGTGAACATGCAGCAATACGGTTTTTTTCTTCCATACGATCAAGATCGCGGCGGTGTTGCGGCTGAACCCTGGCATATCAGCCACCACTCCGTCTCATCAAGGATGAAAAAAGAACTGACACCTGAAATAATTCTTGAAACTTTGAATGAAACCCCTATATACGGGAAAAAAGTCATAAAAAAAGAACTTAACACAATATACAATCAATTTATCATCAATATAAATCAGGTATGA
- the bamC gene encoding outer membrane protein assembly factor BamC, producing MKNWYQLVCCSLAVLTVSACSDSALDRQQAEGDFDYLNESALVPWKYPHGVKPQLNHEYDVPAGKLNGALGEHVDIRPPQEFLALIPGVTAERSQGNVIFWSAKSQIADQIWQIALQSLESKHAQITRKSDKLIDAKWVEWQSDDEESVIEAHYQLSRVSKARRFGVQISMPEIRSAGQGDISKYVQERYTMKMVNKIATLYDAQMRVTLGNAQQSQKSIPVSMGTDRSGLPVVIARSDYLALWNRISLVLSQSGFSVEDRNRSQGTIKVKYSPPDDDFWSALGVQPLPLNSGSYTILLGDLENRTSLNITSSDGKPVKEEVLQAFAPVLEALLK from the coding sequence ATGAAAAATTGGTATCAGCTGGTTTGTTGTTCACTGGCTGTTTTAACTGTATCAGCTTGTTCCGATAGTGCTTTAGACCGGCAACAAGCCGAGGGTGATTTTGATTATTTAAACGAAAGTGCGTTAGTTCCCTGGAAATATCCTCATGGCGTAAAGCCACAGCTTAATCATGAATACGATGTCCCCGCTGGTAAATTGAATGGTGCTCTTGGAGAACACGTGGATATTCGTCCTCCACAGGAATTTTTGGCACTCATACCTGGTGTGACGGCTGAGCGTTCTCAGGGAAATGTGATTTTCTGGAGTGCTAAATCTCAGATAGCGGATCAGATATGGCAGATTGCTTTGCAGTCTTTAGAGAGTAAGCATGCTCAGATCACCCGGAAAAGTGACAAGCTGATTGATGCCAAATGGGTGGAATGGCAAAGTGACGATGAAGAGTCTGTGATTGAAGCGCATTATCAATTAAGCCGGGTCAGTAAAGCCCGTCGTTTTGGCGTGCAAATTTCAATGCCTGAGATTCGCTCGGCTGGACAGGGTGATATTTCCAAATATGTGCAGGAACGCTATACCATGAAGATGGTCAATAAAATAGCGACACTCTATGATGCTCAAATGAGAGTCACGTTGGGGAATGCACAACAATCTCAAAAAAGTATCCCGGTATCTATGGGTACAGATCGTAGCGGATTACCTGTTGTCATTGCCCGGAGTGATTATCTTGCTCTGTGGAACCGGATCTCTTTAGTTTTATCTCAGTCTGGTTTTTCGGTGGAAGACAGAAATCGTTCACAGGGAACGATTAAAGTGAAGTACAGTCCCCCTGATGATGATTTCTGGTCTGCATTAGGCGTGCAACCACTTCCTTTAAATTCCGGAAGTTATACGATTCTGCTCGGAGATCTGGAAAACCGCACCTCTCTGAACATTACTTCCTCAGATGGTAAACCTGTCAAGGAAGAAGTTCTGCAAGCATTTGCGCCTGTTCTGGAAGCTTTACTGAAATAA
- the dapE gene encoding succinyl-diaminopimelate desuccinylase: MTDSPVLALAKDFISRRSVTPEDAGCQEVMINRLKKLGFDIEVMVFEDTTNLWARKGYEAPLFAFAGHTDVVPPGSEKEWHTPPFEPTVIDDHLHGRGAADMKGSLACMIVAVERFIEQNPNHKGSIAFLITSDEEGPFINGTTKVVDTLIERNERIDMCIVGEPSSTHTAGDVVKNGRRGSLTGDLSVKGIQGHVAYPHLAQNPVHQAMPALSELASTKWDDGNQYFPPTSFQIPNLHAGTGASNVIPGEFNIQFNFRFSTALTAESIQRRVHSILDAHGLDYSLNWTLNGQPFLTDTGELLDAVVKAVSDINHKAPELLTTGGTSDGRFIAQMGTQVVELGPVNATIHKVNECVSIPDLEKLTDMYQNVLNNLLA; encoded by the coding sequence ATGACAGATAGCCCTGTATTAGCCCTGGCAAAAGATTTTATTTCCCGCCGTTCTGTCACCCCGGAAGATGCTGGCTGTCAGGAAGTGATGATCAACCGGTTAAAAAAACTCGGTTTTGATATTGAAGTCATGGTTTTTGAGGATACGACAAACTTATGGGCCCGAAAGGGTTATGAAGCCCCTTTATTTGCTTTTGCCGGACATACAGACGTTGTGCCTCCCGGCTCTGAAAAAGAGTGGCATACCCCACCCTTTGAACCGACAGTCATAGATGATCACCTGCATGGACGCGGAGCAGCCGATATGAAAGGCTCTCTTGCCTGTATGATTGTCGCAGTGGAACGCTTTATCGAACAGAACCCAAATCACAAAGGTTCGATTGCTTTTCTTATCACTTCGGATGAAGAAGGTCCGTTTATCAACGGAACAACCAAAGTGGTCGATACACTGATTGAAAGAAATGAACGCATTGATATGTGTATTGTTGGCGAACCCTCCAGTACTCATACAGCCGGAGACGTCGTGAAAAATGGCAGACGGGGTTCATTGACAGGAGATTTGAGCGTAAAAGGTATACAAGGGCATGTCGCCTATCCTCATCTGGCACAAAATCCGGTTCATCAGGCAATGCCGGCCCTATCTGAACTGGCTTCAACCAAATGGGATGACGGCAATCAATACTTCCCGCCAACCAGCTTTCAGATACCTAACCTTCATGCAGGAACCGGCGCTTCAAACGTTATTCCCGGTGAATTTAACATACAATTTAATTTCCGGTTCAGTACAGCGCTGACCGCAGAATCTATTCAGAGACGGGTACACTCAATACTCGATGCACATGGATTGGATTACTCACTAAACTGGACATTGAATGGCCAACCCTTTTTAACAGATACCGGAGAATTACTTGATGCAGTTGTCAAAGCTGTGAGCGATATTAATCATAAAGCTCCGGAACTCCTCACAACAGGAGGCACCTCAGATGGTCGTTTTATTGCGCAAATGGGAACACAAGTCGTTGAACTAGGCCCTGTCAACGCAACCATACATAAAGTAAACGAGTGCGTCAGTATTCCGGACTTAGAAAAGCTGACCGATATGTACCAAAACGTGTTAAATAATTTACTGGCATAA
- a CDS encoding DUF2956 family protein: MKKAPSPSNETRQEAMKIARATQKPGQTKEQTKLIAQGIEKGIAAYKKQQKEKQRQTDKERKKRNKEKQQEIIQPEDPALPSTPQLSENRRLAKYLPWILTAISWGILFIIWINPAIL, translated from the coding sequence ATGAAAAAAGCACCATCACCATCAAATGAAACCCGGCAGGAAGCAATGAAAATTGCCAGAGCCACACAAAAGCCGGGACAAACCAAAGAACAAACTAAACTGATTGCACAGGGAATAGAAAAGGGGATTGCTGCCTATAAAAAGCAGCAGAAAGAAAAACAGCGTCAGACCGATAAAGAAAGAAAAAAAAGAAACAAGGAAAAACAGCAGGAAATCATCCAGCCAGAAGACCCGGCTCTCCCTTCAACACCACAACTTTCAGAAAACCGCCGTTTAGCGAAGTACTTACCGTGGATACTGACCGCAATCAGCTGGGGCATTCTGTTCATTATCTGGATCAATCCTGCGATTTTATAA
- a CDS encoding DUF2897 family protein, translated as MDILTSPWFIITIVISIIVGNVAALKYLTPKNLEQFKKKPNDDLDKLIELDKKHQRELKKDDEKHHHPSD; from the coding sequence ATGGATATTCTCACTTCACCTTGGTTCATCATCACAATCGTTATCAGTATCATTGTTGGTAATGTGGCAGCCCTGAAATACCTGACCCCAAAGAATCTGGAACAATTTAAGAAAAAACCGAATGATGATTTGGACAAATTAATTGAACTGGATAAAAAGCACCAGAGAGAATTAAAAAAGGATGATGAAAAGCACCACCATCCTTCTGATTAG
- a CDS encoding winged helix-turn-helix domain-containing protein, which produces MELSPVFARRLYLAYLVESMERPNVPRLIEKTGWPRRTIQDVLKALPGIGIQLIFVQDGCRHNDGYYRLSDWGPFDSQWILERKVDIAASLGRQNR; this is translated from the coding sequence ATGGAATTGAGTCCCGTTTTTGCAAGGCGACTGTATTTGGCTTACCTGGTTGAAAGTATGGAAAGGCCAAATGTTCCAAGATTAATTGAGAAGACAGGGTGGCCTCGCCGGACGATACAAGATGTCTTGAAAGCTTTGCCGGGAATTGGAATTCAGTTAATTTTTGTTCAGGATGGTTGCCGGCATAATGATGGCTATTATCGATTATCTGACTGGGGGCCGTTTGATAGTCAGTGGATTCTTGAACGAAAAGTCGACATTGCAGCAAGTTTAGGCAGGCAAAACAGATAA
- a CDS encoding ArsC family reductase, whose protein sequence is MSIILYGIPNCDTIKKARKWLAAENIDYQFHDYRKDGISASLVESFCSELEWNNVLNKRGTTYRQLEQTQKDNLTEETAVDLLVQYPAMIKRPILSVDNHLYLGFSPEKYSTIFSTQSL, encoded by the coding sequence ATGAGCATCATTCTCTATGGCATCCCTAACTGCGATACAATCAAAAAAGCACGAAAGTGGTTAGCCGCTGAAAATATTGACTACCAGTTTCATGATTATCGTAAAGATGGTATTTCAGCATCGCTTGTCGAAAGTTTTTGTTCCGAACTGGAGTGGAATAATGTGCTGAATAAAAGAGGAACAACATACCGGCAGCTGGAACAGACGCAGAAAGATAACCTGACCGAAGAGACTGCCGTAGATTTACTTGTTCAGTATCCGGCGATGATTAAGCGCCCGATATTGTCGGTGGACAATCATTTATATCTTGGTTTTTCACCAGAAAAGTACTCAACAATTTTTTCAACACAATCGCTTTAA